Proteins encoded within one genomic window of Dyadobacter chenhuakuii:
- a CDS encoding DUF3427 domain-containing protein, with protein sequence MQQGLYENLITKLIDSKISSLDKQQFFVKETPVEKSEVARVLSQHVSRLLNYGLSLISGDDSIDRQIKVSNKIISVLRTELEHADFDEDLISLNGKILNAVFAKMDAPFSDFEKHIKEITPFTGLAQSELFTGSNVGLSLESELKKEILSSDKIYFLVSFIKWSGIRIFQKELEEFTRRGNPLKIITTSYMGATDLRAVEFLAGLPNCEVKISYNTKNERLHAKSYLFFRNTGFNTGYIGSANLSRIALTSGLEWNLKVTTQEVGHIIDKFAKTFETYWQDREFEYFRQGEHSKKLKVALGREKNKGQIERSFFFDITPLPFQEEILETLQAERQIHNRYRNLIVAATGTGKTVVSAFDFKNFLKTHPHARLLFVAHRKEILMQARATFAGILRDNNFGDLWVDGIEPDNYDVVFASVMTLANRIQDLPLSESYYDFIIVDEVHHIAANSYRPILNKFKPKVLLGLTATPERTDGADILADFCDTIAAEIRLPEAMNRKLLCPFQYFGISDSTDLSNATWQNGRYLPGELTRIYTHNDLRVGEIINHCRNYLTDYEDVRALGFCVTREHAIYMAEKFSMAGLKADYLISGGDREELRSTIKSKLLRKDINYLFVVDIFNEGVDIPEIDTVLFLRPTESLTVFLQQLGRGLRLSEGKECLTVLDFVGNARPEYDFEGKFRALIGKTNTSTLEELERDFPHLPLGCSIVLEKKAKEIILKNIRSATQLNTSQLVTKIANFRYQTTLPLSLKNFVTLHNIPLQAIYKRATWSRLCQLANRLDDLLPINEEETKRTILKKWLCCNSFSYLSFILRMAKHQFKVDVNALPDHEKLMLTMLHYDFWQSPGGAEDLSASIAKIGRNEQLVSEMVELLELVIDRIAHIEMDADLPFVQPLKVHSRYSREQILAAFGESTFERKSSNREGVVNLEAKNAELLLITLEKTEANYSPTTLYNDYAVSEKIFHWQSQNTARPETGKGLSYIKQKQTEKSILLFVREKNNDEFNNTIAYVFLGLADYIDHYGAKPMSINWALRESAPHYIWKDMAKMAVG encoded by the coding sequence ATGCAGCAAGGCCTTTACGAGAATTTGATTACCAAGCTTATCGATTCAAAGATAAGCTCCCTCGATAAACAACAATTCTTTGTAAAGGAAACACCTGTCGAAAAGAGCGAGGTCGCTCGCGTGCTTAGTCAGCATGTAAGTCGCCTTTTGAACTACGGTCTCAGCTTGATATCAGGAGATGATAGTATTGATCGTCAAATTAAAGTATCAAATAAGATTATAAGCGTCCTGCGAACGGAGCTTGAGCACGCTGATTTTGACGAGGATTTAATCTCCCTAAATGGAAAAATCCTGAATGCTGTATTCGCGAAAATGGATGCGCCTTTCTCTGATTTTGAAAAACATATCAAGGAAATAACCCCATTTACAGGTTTAGCACAAAGCGAGTTATTCACGGGTTCCAATGTCGGGCTTTCACTCGAAAGTGAGTTGAAAAAAGAAATACTGTCTTCTGATAAGATATACTTCCTTGTTTCCTTCATCAAATGGTCTGGTATTAGAATCTTCCAGAAGGAACTTGAAGAATTTACCCGTCGAGGTAACCCTCTTAAAATCATCACCACCTCCTACATGGGTGCAACAGACTTGAGAGCAGTGGAGTTTTTAGCGGGGCTACCTAATTGCGAGGTGAAGATTTCATATAACACCAAAAATGAACGGCTACATGCAAAATCTTACCTATTCTTTCGAAACACTGGCTTCAATACCGGCTACATTGGCTCAGCCAATCTTTCTAGGATTGCATTAACCAGCGGCTTAGAATGGAACTTGAAAGTGACGACTCAGGAAGTTGGCCACATCATCGACAAGTTTGCAAAAACTTTCGAGACGTATTGGCAAGACCGAGAGTTCGAATACTTCCGACAAGGAGAACATTCCAAGAAATTGAAAGTAGCACTCGGTAGAGAGAAGAACAAAGGTCAAATCGAAAGGTCTTTTTTCTTTGATATAACGCCTTTACCCTTTCAGGAAGAAATTTTAGAAACGCTTCAAGCAGAGAGGCAAATTCATAATAGGTATAGAAACCTGATTGTCGCTGCGACCGGTACAGGAAAAACGGTAGTATCGGCATTTGATTTCAAAAACTTTCTTAAAACGCATCCTCACGCCAGACTGCTTTTCGTCGCACACAGGAAGGAGATACTGATGCAGGCAAGGGCGACTTTCGCAGGCATTCTGCGCGACAACAATTTTGGCGATCTCTGGGTGGACGGCATCGAGCCAGACAATTATGATGTTGTGTTTGCGTCCGTTATGACACTGGCTAACCGAATTCAGGATCTTCCGCTTTCGGAAAGCTATTATGACTTCATTATTGTTGATGAAGTGCACCACATTGCCGCGAATAGCTACCGCCCAATCCTAAACAAATTTAAACCGAAGGTGCTTCTTGGCTTAACTGCGACTCCCGAGCGTACAGACGGGGCTGATATTCTGGCAGATTTTTGCGATACAATTGCAGCCGAAATCAGATTGCCTGAGGCGATGAACAGGAAACTTCTCTGTCCATTTCAATATTTTGGAATTAGCGACAGTACAGATTTATCTAACGCAACCTGGCAGAATGGCCGCTATCTACCAGGAGAGCTGACGAGAATTTATACGCACAATGATCTTCGGGTGGGAGAAATAATTAATCATTGCAGAAACTATCTCACAGACTATGAAGATGTCAGGGCATTGGGTTTTTGTGTGACTCGAGAACATGCCATTTACATGGCTGAAAAGTTTTCAATGGCTGGCCTAAAAGCGGATTACCTGATCAGCGGAGGCGACCGTGAAGAGCTGAGATCTACCATCAAATCGAAATTGTTGCGAAAGGATATCAATTACCTCTTCGTGGTTGATATTTTCAATGAAGGTGTCGATATCCCAGAGATTGACACCGTGCTGTTCTTACGGCCGACCGAAAGTCTGACGGTGTTTCTTCAACAGCTTGGAAGGGGTCTGCGACTGTCAGAAGGTAAGGAGTGCCTGACTGTTCTTGACTTTGTTGGCAATGCCCGGCCAGAATACGATTTTGAAGGTAAATTCAGGGCACTCATAGGTAAAACCAATACTTCCACGCTGGAAGAGCTCGAACGTGATTTTCCACATTTGCCATTGGGATGCTCCATTGTTTTGGAAAAGAAGGCAAAGGAAATCATTCTAAAAAATATACGATCAGCGACCCAGCTCAATACAAGTCAGCTCGTTACCAAAATTGCCAATTTCCGATATCAAACCACATTGCCTTTATCGCTTAAAAACTTTGTCACGCTCCATAACATTCCGCTGCAAGCGATTTACAAGCGAGCGACTTGGAGCAGACTCTGTCAGTTGGCGAATCGGTTGGACGATCTATTGCCAATCAATGAGGAGGAGACGAAGCGCACGATTCTGAAAAAGTGGCTCTGCTGTAATTCATTCAGCTATTTGTCATTCATTCTAAGGATGGCGAAGCATCAATTTAAGGTAGATGTAAATGCGTTGCCCGATCATGAAAAATTAATGCTTACCATGCTTCACTACGACTTTTGGCAAAGCCCAGGTGGAGCAGAAGACCTGTCGGCAAGTATTGCAAAAATTGGAAGAAATGAACAACTGGTGAGTGAAATGGTCGAGCTGCTCGAACTTGTTATTGACAGAATTGCACACATCGAAATGGACGCTGATCTACCTTTCGTTCAACCGCTCAAAGTACATAGCCGATATTCGAGAGAACAGATCCTGGCCGCTTTCGGAGAAAGCACATTTGAGAGGAAATCCAGCAACCGCGAAGGCGTCGTAAACCTGGAAGCGAAGAATGCCGAGCTGCTGCTCATAACGCTAGAAAAGACAGAAGCAAATTACTCTCCGACCACATTGTATAACGATTACGCAGTTAGTGAAAAGATATTTCACTGGCAGTCTCAGAACACTGCCCGACCTGAAACTGGCAAGGGGCTATCATATATAAAGCAAAAGCAAACGGAGAAATCGATTCTTCTTTTTGTGCGGGAGAAGAACAATGATGAATTCAATAATACGATTGCCTATGTCTTCCTGGGCCTGGCGGACTATATCGATCATTACGGAGCGAAGCCGATGAGTATCAATTGGGCATTGCGCGAGTCAGCTCCGCATTATATTTGGAAGGATATGGCGAAGATGGCGGTTGGGTAG
- a CDS encoding alpha/beta fold hydrolase codes for MSIKILTILTLLASTLSAFSQEKMVSVNGVNYHVLTSSLEQRKLRQPVLVFENGMGMGFGNWDTITDSLAKNAPVFLYDRQGVEKSDKVFQMPTPQKIAANLKSLLQELKVEPPYILVGHSMGGVYARAFAGYYPDAIAGLVFVDPADFTETKADWNQIFRTIGVSEKRIEEMLINRLYTPSKADSSHYASWSEGQVLTDLRKTDFAELSSLPIPQVPILFFVGGKLEVPKERRSKEYDHERFFEEKNSSNMLRWRRFIHSSSKGGALIYLSNSGHFVHRDDAAMVIGNIRMMINALEK; via the coding sequence ATGTCGATAAAAATCCTAACCATTCTAACTCTTCTGGCATCCACGCTCTCCGCTTTCTCTCAGGAAAAAATGGTGAGTGTAAACGGCGTTAATTATCACGTTCTTACGAGCAGCTTGGAGCAAAGAAAGCTGCGTCAGCCAGTGCTGGTTTTTGAAAATGGAATGGGTATGGGGTTTGGAAATTGGGATACAATAACAGATTCGCTCGCTAAAAATGCTCCTGTTTTTCTCTATGACAGGCAGGGCGTGGAAAAATCAGACAAGGTTTTCCAAATGCCTACTCCTCAAAAGATTGCAGCGAATCTCAAATCACTTTTGCAGGAACTGAAAGTTGAACCGCCGTATATATTGGTCGGTCATTCCATGGGTGGCGTATACGCGCGGGCTTTCGCAGGATATTATCCCGATGCTATTGCGGGGCTCGTATTTGTCGACCCAGCAGATTTTACGGAAACAAAAGCTGACTGGAATCAGATCTTCAGGACAATTGGCGTTTCTGAAAAGCGGATTGAAGAAATGCTTATAAACCGCTTATACACTCCTTCGAAAGCAGATTCGTCGCATTACGCCTCATGGAGTGAGGGACAAGTTTTAACGGATCTCCGAAAAACTGACTTCGCGGAGCTTAGTAGCTTGCCCATACCTCAAGTACCTATCCTGTTTTTTGTCGGCGGAAAGCTTGAAGTTCCAAAGGAACGTCGGAGCAAGGAATATGATCATGAGCGGTTCTTTGAAGAAAAAAATAGCTCGAATATGTTGAGATGGCGTCGCTTTATTCACTCTTCTAGTAAAGGTGGCGCACTGATCTATTTAAGCAACAGTGGCCATTTTGTGCATCGAGACGACGCAGCAATGGTGATTGGGAATATAAGAATGATGATAAATGCTTTGGAAAAATAA
- a CDS encoding DMP19 family protein — protein sequence MKKSSSNDDQYWYFDPASHFRPKINKAYYFKLSNFDFGWLILEPITAFINGKEEEKAKSLSYGQKALNYWWYVDGQVTNGGFVQFYYNGYGKYVQTVLKGLEHIGDFEMADLIRKADDIYKQNEKLIVKARKKDLFGSDLYERLEALSELDNQYYQLHGKTMAHIEKYIKANPAEICVDENGDEFDINFSGEYKTYYPDNQVKEVFNINNGLADGAFNSYFESGKLQETIHFDGGVQTGEKVGYFENGNIQYATKRNDSSNQFECWTYFENGSPKSLEYKSIPDNERIGVYKEWYDNGQLAKSGTYISAFERDKDWLEYYEDGSQKLKAEFKDRTFLIHDFWNEHGEHLLIAGTGLYINEYSYSEGVIGREEQEYKNYKRDGKQHSYRNGELTLYQEMKDGKEDGITKSYYNNGNVQRETTYRNGESVSNKVFPKSENPVGKVTFQYLMNDQWLLDQDLPTADTYPVCLNEQEIALNIKMPKAFADPDNHHLEGSTCLCYPLIKPGVSEKSISNRHI from the coding sequence TTGAAAAAGAGTAGTTCCAATGATGACCAATATTGGTATTTCGATCCGGCTAGTCATTTTAGACCAAAAATTAATAAAGCTTACTATTTTAAGCTCTCGAACTTTGACTTTGGGTGGCTGATACTTGAACCAATCACGGCTTTTATAAATGGAAAAGAGGAGGAGAAAGCTAAGTCGTTGTCGTATGGCCAAAAGGCGCTTAATTATTGGTGGTATGTAGACGGACAAGTCACGAATGGCGGTTTTGTACAGTTTTATTACAATGGTTATGGGAAGTATGTGCAAACTGTTTTGAAAGGGCTTGAACACATAGGAGATTTCGAGATGGCCGATCTCATACGGAAGGCTGATGATATCTATAAGCAGAATGAAAAGTTGATTGTAAAAGCCAGGAAAAAGGATTTGTTCGGTAGTGACCTATATGAGCGGCTGGAAGCGCTCTCGGAATTAGATAATCAATATTATCAGCTTCATGGGAAAACCATGGCGCACATTGAAAAATATATCAAAGCGAATCCAGCTGAGATTTGTGTCGATGAAAATGGTGATGAATTCGACATTAATTTTTCAGGTGAATACAAAACATATTATCCCGACAACCAAGTAAAGGAAGTTTTTAACATCAACAACGGATTGGCGGATGGTGCTTTCAATAGTTATTTTGAAAGTGGGAAGTTGCAGGAAACCATTCATTTTGACGGTGGGGTGCAAACGGGTGAGAAGGTAGGGTATTTTGAAAATGGCAACATTCAGTATGCAACCAAACGCAATGATAGCTCCAACCAATTTGAATGCTGGACCTATTTCGAAAACGGGTCACCAAAAAGCCTTGAATATAAGTCTATCCCCGACAACGAGAGAATTGGAGTGTATAAGGAATGGTATGACAATGGTCAACTAGCAAAGTCTGGGACGTATATATCTGCTTTTGAAAGAGATAAAGACTGGCTCGAATACTACGAGGACGGAAGTCAGAAATTGAAAGCGGAGTTTAAGGATCGGACTTTCTTGATCCATGACTTTTGGAATGAGCATGGTGAACATCTGCTGATAGCGGGAACGGGGCTATATATAAATGAATATTCCTACTCTGAGGGCGTAATTGGTAGAGAAGAACAGGAATACAAGAATTACAAACGCGACGGAAAGCAGCATTCATACCGAAATGGTGAGCTTACTTTGTATCAGGAGATGAAAGATGGCAAAGAGGACGGTATCACCAAAAGTTATTACAATAATGGTAATGTGCAACGGGAAACGACCTATCGAAACGGTGAAAGTGTATCAAATAAAGTGTTTCCAAAATCCGAAAATCCGGTTGGAAAGGTCACATTTCAATATTTGATGAACGATCAGTGGCTATTAGATCAGGATTTGCCAACAGCGGACACATATCCTGTCTGCCTTAATGAGCAAGAAATAGCCCTGAATATCAAAATGCCCAAAGCATTTGCTGATCCTGATAATCACCACCTCGAAGGATCAACCTGCCTTTGTTATCCGTTGATAAAGCCGGGCGTATCCGAAAAGTCGATTTCAAATCGGCATATATGA
- a CDS encoding outer membrane protein assembly factor BamB family protein — translation MQWLIYLIIFSGLLACNPEKVSTETDKDGVITRLPHVWKSSISEGPRSFGLHRGYIIDNRGILAVGMRKSAESSAKGEQYLLFKDLETGENIWKWDEFQFKTIGTLRQSINLYPGTMLLHDASTTYHINTMTGKTIWKSRNPEISLRPYPAFLKDKYYVPGVSIESQRRKRREPTIFACDVATGAVKELMMPKLKDEHAYVDPDSIYYRGSMLNIEACSRDGIDYLVVPFTEPGPKDLFNDTRGYFGLYNITDKRWVYERIAIRPDHGGASSSLKPLVHGDKVYLTSLTTVGCFELMTGKEVWRRNLSEMFTGFNDFILVGDKLLLNGDNATLYCVDANTGLPMWTQKASVLTSDLYHQDGIIYYIYTKFLLAVDLQTGKLLWDMPSPDIRLEGRDDSWFTGFVTGTPAKDGKKGRIFASTNYNVYCFEAEQ, via the coding sequence ATGCAGTGGTTAATATACTTAATTATTTTCTCTGGGTTGCTGGCGTGCAACCCGGAGAAAGTCTCCACCGAAACTGACAAGGATGGTGTGATTACCCGGCTACCACATGTATGGAAATCCTCCATTTCAGAGGGGCCACGCTCGTTTGGTTTGCATAGGGGTTATATCATTGATAACCGCGGCATATTAGCTGTCGGGATGCGCAAATCTGCTGAGTCTAGCGCGAAAGGAGAGCAATATTTGTTGTTCAAGGATTTGGAGACTGGTGAAAACATTTGGAAATGGGATGAATTCCAATTCAAAACTATTGGAACACTACGGCAGAGCATTAATCTTTATCCGGGAACGATGCTGTTACATGACGCCAGCACTACCTACCATATCAATACGATGACTGGTAAAACTATCTGGAAGTCGAGAAATCCAGAAATCAGCCTTAGGCCTTATCCGGCATTTTTGAAGGACAAGTATTACGTTCCAGGCGTTAGCATAGAGTCTCAGAGGAGGAAGCGAAGAGAGCCAACTATATTTGCTTGTGATGTTGCAACTGGTGCAGTCAAAGAGCTTATGATGCCAAAACTTAAGGACGAACATGCATATGTAGATCCAGATTCAATTTATTATCGTGGCTCGATGCTGAATATTGAGGCATGCAGTAGAGATGGCATCGATTACTTGGTTGTACCATTTACAGAACCTGGTCCCAAAGATTTGTTCAATGACACTCGCGGCTATTTCGGTCTGTATAATATAACCGATAAGAGATGGGTATACGAACGAATAGCCATACGTCCCGACCATGGTGGCGCTTCATCCAGTCTTAAGCCACTTGTACATGGGGATAAGGTGTATCTGACCTCATTGACCACAGTTGGCTGTTTTGAACTAATGACAGGCAAAGAAGTGTGGAGACGAAATCTGTCGGAAATGTTTACTGGTTTCAATGATTTTATCCTTGTTGGTGATAAGCTCTTGCTCAACGGAGACAATGCAACCCTTTATTGTGTAGACGCTAATACCGGATTGCCTATGTGGACTCAAAAGGCAAGTGTGTTAACGAGCGATCTTTATCATCAAGATGGGATAATCTATTACATCTACACCAAATTTCTGTTGGCTGTCGACCTTCAAACAGGCAAGCTATTATGGGACATGCCTTCACCGGATATCCGATTGGAGGGTCGGGATGATTCCTGGTTTACAGGATTTGTCACAGGAACGCCTGCGAAGGATGGAAAGAAAGGCAGAATCTTTGCGTCAACCAACTATAATGTCTACTGCTTCGAGGCCGAACAATGA
- a CDS encoding Crp/Fnr family transcriptional regulator, whose amino-acid sequence MKLADDTKPLQRILNAPSFILSDQVKESFQESMKRFMIPKGRVLVDVGQVSKCLYFIEKGAMRTYYLRGSEDITSLLVSDGDIVCIAESFLMQKESNDVLETLEDTTGISISYEAYRKLVMEDVYMAGLAVQLLEQHLINFTDRVKVFKYLSVEQRIAHYISQPSSLFRRIPDHYIATYLGTTAATFSRCLKTINMDKNLVGRASSFGVLLATFG is encoded by the coding sequence ATGAAACTCGCAGATGACACCAAGCCATTGCAACGGATACTAAATGCTCCCAGTTTTATTCTATCCGATCAGGTAAAGGAGAGCTTTCAGGAAAGTATGAAACGGTTCATGATTCCGAAAGGAAGAGTCTTGGTAGATGTAGGACAGGTTAGTAAATGCCTTTATTTCATTGAAAAAGGAGCGATGCGGACCTACTATTTAAGAGGTTCGGAAGACATTACTTCACTTCTTGTTTCGGATGGAGATATTGTATGCATTGCGGAGAGCTTCCTCATGCAAAAAGAATCGAATGATGTATTGGAGACACTGGAAGACACTACCGGGATCTCTATTTCCTATGAAGCATACCGCAAACTAGTTATGGAGGATGTTTATATGGCTGGTTTGGCAGTGCAATTGCTAGAACAACATCTGATCAACTTCACCGACCGTGTTAAAGTATTCAAATATCTCTCTGTGGAGCAAAGAATAGCACATTACATCAGTCAGCCCTCATCCTTGTTTAGGCGAATTCCGGACCACTATATTGCGACCTACCTTGGGACAACCGCAGCCACTTTTAGCAGATGTTTGAAGACAATTAATATGGATAAAAATCTGGTTGGCCGCGCATCAAGTTTTGGTGTTCTGCTTGCCACATTTGGGTAG
- a CDS encoding antibiotic biosynthesis monooxygenase codes for MPIHVAITRKVLPGKEDEFKEALRHFLGDSFLHGGVHGAAMMTALPGSESREIGILRTFANQAERDAFYNSKLFKDWEAYASTLTEEPVYRELTGLEAWFRSPVPPPRWKMAAATLCGVYPTSLFLTYALGPFIQELHPALKTLIVAGCMVGLLTWVVMPQVTKALRPWLQSSDTQSAQK; via the coding sequence ATGCCTATTCATGTAGCTATTACCCGTAAAGTACTTCCTGGAAAAGAGGATGAGTTTAAAGAGGCTTTGCGGCATTTTTTGGGGGATTCTTTTTTGCATGGAGGGGTTCATGGTGCGGCAATGATGACGGCTTTGCCAGGGAGCGAGAGTAGGGAAATTGGCATATTAAGAACTTTCGCCAACCAGGCTGAGCGTGACGCTTTTTATAACTCAAAGCTCTTCAAAGACTGGGAAGCCTATGCATCCACGCTGACGGAAGAGCCGGTTTATCGGGAGCTTACCGGCCTCGAAGCCTGGTTTCGCTCGCCGGTTCCGCCTCCAAGATGGAAAATGGCAGCGGCAACGCTTTGCGGTGTATACCCAACGAGCCTGTTTCTGACTTATGCTCTGGGTCCGTTTATCCAGGAGCTTCATCCCGCATTAAAGACATTGATTGTAGCCGGATGTATGGTGGGACTGCTTACCTGGGTTGTGATGCCGCAGGTTACAAAGGCTTTGAGACCGTGGTTACAAAGCTCAGACACACAAAGTGCCCAAAAGTAG